The window TTATAGTACTACTACGTGTTTCATTTAACTAATTATCAACAAatcaaatcaaaatataaaaacgtACATACCTTTTAATAGGACCCAAACCTCTGCTGCCAACAACAATAGAATCCAAATTTAGATGATTAACAGCTTCACATATCTTCTCCTTTGGATCTCCCCAATACACTTTCCCCATCACCTTTACCTTCATCATTATTTTCATATCAGATCACACCCCATTCattcattttatttttaaattatcaaTCCTACTAAACCAAGAATCCATTCTTTTATATATATCAcggaataattatatttataattttataataaataataatcataaaacataataaaaataaaagataataataacaaaaacaataatactaaaataactttatattgtgaaaaagaagtaCTTCCCTTCCAATTTAACTATTCGCACACAAAATACGCAgtttaataaatatcattattacacTACTTTTTATTTAGTTAACAACTTTACAAAatcttttattaattatttttgccTTGCATACATATGCATGCATGCATATACATataattacatattacatatatacatTAAATTGTATATTTACATCCTTATTATTTTCTACTCACTCCTTCCCAAATCTATTCTTCCGGAGCAAAAAACATAAGAGTCTAAGAACAGGGCCGGTCCTGAGAATTTGAATGCCAGTGCGAACATCTCAAAAATATGCCCCATGCCCCCCTCAAAATATATTAATAGCACAACACAAATATTTAGGGGTTTGAAACCTAGTCAAACTAGGCGGCTTATCCCCTccgatttttatttaacaaatacaATTCAAATACACATGTTCGGAACTACAAATCACCTAAAATGATGTCTACATGCATTTTTTGATGCAAAAACTTCAATCAATTTATCATAATCTACATTTGATAGAAATCTATTTTCAATACTTATAATTGCTAACCCGTTTAACCGTTCTTGACTCATTGTACTTCGTATATAATTCTTCAAAATTTCAATGTTTGATAACTCCGTTCTGCAGATGCTACAGTGACCGGGACGGTTAGCAAAATCATGTATGCAAGTAAAACATTGGAAAAATATACATCTTCTTTGTAAACTCCATAATCTCAAGTGACGTCCACGAAAAATTGAGGGAAAActgaattagatatataaaatcatGGAGTCATGAAGATTATTTATAGTATCGTATAGAATAGATAAAAAGAAATTGATTATCTTGATTTGAGATGGGAATCGTCGAATTGATGAGGAGATAGAGGAGTAGAGGACGTTTGGATGCCCTAATGATACGACGAATTAATTTTACGCTGTATTTAATTTTACTCGGTATTTAATTTTACTCCAATGATGGTAGACTCTTTTCTTAGTTATTGTAAAACAATTTATAATTTATATGGGCTAAAATGTTGGGCTTAACCCTTTAAATTGTGTTGACAGTTGCGGTTGCACCTTCAGCCCCGCCCAAATTCCGGCCCTGTCTAAGAAAAAAACGATTGTCACGTGTATTTCTATTTACTTAACTTTATCACTGGAGTATTTTTTACTGGTTTTTTGGTCTTACATTTATAAATTAGAAGCACAAAACAAATTTATCACATTATTTTTATTCGAAAGTAAACAATTAATTTATAACACCAAAAAAATTTGTGAACAATAGCATTGAGATGgggaatatttattttatatttataaaagtattcgGTCTATTTGTAGCcgcaagaaaaaaaaaatataggtaGACAAATTTAATTGAGACGGAGGAGTAGTTAATTACCCTTTTTGTAGAGGAAACAGTGTCAAGAATGTTGAATAGCTGTGGATCAGGAGTGATTCCATATTTCTTGCATACACTAATGTCTTTCAGCTCCACCAATGGTATTAAAGCTACACGTACATCCATCAaccattatttaattattaaatttatatttatattcaaaaAGTCGATCAAGAAGCTAGTTATACTATTAGCGAATAACTTACGTGATCCAGTATCGGCAAAGAGTTTTTTGTTAACGGGATCGGACTTAGGAGACAACACAAGGATGACAACAATTGTGTCTCCGGTATCAACTAGATTATCGACCGCCCATTCTAAAGATGATTTGCTTGTTGCTGAGTAATCAATTCCAATCCCTATCGTACGGGCTTTTGCCATTTTTTATATAAATTCAAATTATTAATTAACTACAAAGAAACAAATTTAATttcaatagaaaaatatatatataatataatgcgTATGTGTGTTGAGAGCGGTATTTATAGATGGATGGTGTTGTGTACTGTTTGTGTGCCGCCAGCTAATGTTGTTGTGTAGTTAGAGAAAATTGATTTTTACGGATATAAGTGGAACTTCTCGAAAAAAGTAGAAGGAATATTATATTGGTGTACagtcttttcaaaaaaaaaaaaaaaaaagatattgtTGTACAGTCGCGAAAAAGTAGACATTGATATCTTATGTTTAACTCGTCTAGAAATGTAATATGCTTTCGGTTGAGTTGAGTGACGGATCTTGAATACAATTGTTGAGAGGGCCTG of the Rutidosis leptorrhynchoides isolate AG116_Rl617_1_P2 chromosome 5, CSIRO_AGI_Rlap_v1, whole genome shotgun sequence genome contains:
- the LOC139850332 gene encoding universal stress protein PHOS34, coding for MAKARTIGIGIDYSATSKSSLEWAVDNLVDTGDTIVVILVLSPKSDPVNKKLFADTGSPLIPLVELKDISVCKKYGITPDPQLFNILDTVSSTKRVKVMGKVYWGDPKEKICEAVNHLNLDSIVVGSRGLGPIKRVLLGSVSSHVVQNATCPVTVVK